In a single window of the Micromonospora inositola genome:
- a CDS encoding IS5 family transposase (programmed frameshift) yields the protein MIRTWAPDDLWEIAAPLIPPAPVRRQGGGRRRVDDRAVLAAIVYVTQAGCSWWKLPEASFGVTRATAHRRFTEWTAAGFWLRLHEATLDRLGADRRIDWSRAVVDSISVRAEKGANLTGPNPVDRGKPGSKLHVICDRKGLPLAVLVTAANVHDSQLLLPMLDSVPAIRTPNGRRRWRPDKLHADKAYDARELRREVRRRGIKVRIARKGIESSTRLGRHRWVVEACMSWLMRYRRLVRRYDRKGDHFEAFATIASTLICYRRLTK from the exons ATGATCCGTACCTGGGCGCCGGATGATCTGTGGGAGATAGCGGCGCCGTTGATCCCGCCCGCGCCGGTTCGTCGGCAGGGTGGTGGTCGCCGGCGGGTGGATGACCGGGCGGTGTTGGCCGCGATCGTGTACGTGACCCAGGCGGGTTGTTCCTGGTGGAAGCTGCCTGAGGCGTCGTTCGGTGTCACCAGGGCCACCGCGCACCGCAGGTTCACCGAGTGGACCGCGGCCGGGTTCTGGCTCCGGCTGCACGAGGCGACCCTGGACCGGCTCGGCGCCGACCGGCGGATCGATTGGTCGAGGGCGGTGGTCGACTCGATCAGTGTGCGGGCGGAAAAAGGGGCGA ATCTGACTGGCCCAAACCCGGTCGACCGCGGCAAACCAGGCAGCAAACTCCACGTCATCTGCGACCGGAAGGGGCTGCCCCTGGCTGTGCTGGTCACCGCCGCGAACGTCCACGACAGCCAACTGCTGCTGCCCATGCTCGACAGCGTCCCGGCGATCCGCACACCCAACGGGCGCCGCCGGTGGCGGCCAGACAAGTTGCACGCCGACAAGGCGTACGACGCCCGCGAGCTGCGCCGCGAGGTCCGGCGACGGGGGATCAAGGTACGCATCGCCCGTAAGGGCATCGAGTCCTCCACGCGTCTGGGCCGGCACCGCTGGGTCGTTGAAGCCTGCATGTCCTGGCTGATGCGCTACCGGCGCCTCGTTCGCCGCTATGACCGCAAGGGCGATCACTTCGAAGCCTTTGCCACGATCGCCAGCACCCTGATCTGCTACCGCCGCCTCACCAAATGA
- a CDS encoding helix-turn-helix transcriptional regulator, with product MAIVAGDGEQLVSHGGGPPRRQPLRGGDLLLVRPRDHHTIIGGLHFYNIAFPAAGWRAFTGLAGADPAGGFLPPLVHTGDDRGAQTCAAALERFHDAPRQTDLIRFWCEVLDLLTHGADTPGQPLEIPAWLLTATAAMSHEEHLREGVPRLRELAHVSDGHLARSMRRYYGTTPTEFVADARLRRAATLLATTTRTIADIAYTCGFTSASYFTRRFRDAHGASPRQFRVAARNAFVPA from the coding sequence ATGGCCATCGTCGCCGGCGACGGCGAGCAACTCGTGTCACATGGTGGCGGCCCTCCGCGCCGGCAGCCGCTTCGTGGGGGCGACCTGCTGCTCGTCCGTCCGCGCGACCACCACACCATCATCGGTGGGCTGCACTTCTACAACATCGCATTCCCTGCGGCCGGCTGGAGGGCCTTCACCGGGCTCGCCGGAGCCGACCCCGCGGGCGGGTTCCTCCCGCCCCTGGTACACACCGGAGACGACCGCGGTGCCCAAACATGCGCCGCCGCTCTCGAACGGTTCCATGACGCGCCCCGGCAAACCGACCTCATCCGCTTCTGGTGCGAGGTCCTCGACCTGCTCACACACGGCGCCGATACGCCCGGACAGCCACTCGAGATCCCAGCGTGGCTCCTGACCGCAACTGCCGCCATGAGCCACGAAGAGCACCTGCGCGAGGGAGTCCCGCGATTGCGGGAACTGGCACACGTGAGCGACGGGCACCTGGCCCGCAGCATGCGCCGCTACTACGGGACCACACCGACCGAGTTCGTTGCCGACGCGCGCTTACGGCGCGCGGCCACGTTATTGGCCACGACGACACGCACGATTGCCGACATCGCCTACACCTGCGGCTTCACCAGCGCCAGCTACTTCACCCGGCGATTCCGTGATGCGCACGGCGCTTCGCCACGCCAGTTCCGCGTCGCGGCGCGAAACGCGTTCGTGCCCGCCTAG
- a CDS encoding phytanoyl-CoA dioxygenase family protein has translation MSTVSVGRASVLDQYERDGYSIFRNVIDADLIAEASAHVDWLAKRHPDVRTEQLGHIYLRDDPFWIRLISDDRLLDIAEMFIGPNIALFASHYISKPPFTGQTVLWHQDSAFWPLEPMEVVTLWLAVDHSTPENGCVRVVPGSHTREIAAMRPNTEVDNVLGHEIACDVDEADAVDIVLRPGDVEVHHPNIIHGSNANVSPHRRCGLTLRYIPTSTRILGEEQPYPSALWLRGDLGVNSYQPVPVFDPARHFPFRDSAAWS, from the coding sequence ATGTCCACCGTCAGCGTAGGCAGAGCGTCAGTGCTCGATCAGTACGAGCGCGACGGCTACTCCATCTTCCGGAATGTCATCGACGCCGATCTCATCGCCGAGGCGAGCGCACACGTCGACTGGCTCGCAAAGCGTCATCCCGACGTGCGCACCGAGCAGCTGGGCCACATCTATCTTCGAGATGATCCGTTCTGGATCCGCTTGATCAGCGATGACCGGCTCCTCGACATCGCCGAGATGTTCATCGGCCCGAACATCGCCCTGTTCGCCTCGCACTACATCAGCAAGCCTCCCTTCACCGGGCAGACCGTGCTCTGGCATCAGGACAGCGCCTTCTGGCCGCTGGAGCCGATGGAGGTCGTGACGCTGTGGCTGGCGGTCGACCATTCGACGCCCGAGAACGGCTGCGTCCGGGTCGTCCCCGGCAGCCACACCCGAGAGATCGCGGCGATGCGGCCGAACACCGAGGTGGACAACGTTCTCGGACACGAGATCGCCTGCGACGTGGACGAGGCCGACGCCGTGGACATCGTGCTGCGCCCCGGCGACGTCGAGGTGCACCACCCCAACATCATCCACGGAAGCAACGCCAACGTCAGCCCGCACCGCCGATGCGGGCTGACTCTCCGCTACATCCCCACCTCTACCCGAATCCTCGGCGAGGAGCAGCCGTATCCGAGTGCACTGTGGCTGCGCGGAGATCTCGGTGTCAACTCCTACCAGCCCGTGCCGGTCTTCGACCCGGCACGCCATTTCCCGTTCCGGGACTCAGCCGCCTGGTCCTGA
- a CDS encoding helix-turn-helix domain-containing protein: MLAAHPAVTRARELLDRDNTRKWTLDELARDVGLARGIPPATLFAREIGMTPHRHLNERRLHQARHLLTTTDLSVTAIGLACGYGSGQHFARVFRQLTGTTPREHRRAASPPPAGDAAQDQAAESRNGKWRAGSKTGTGW; this comes from the coding sequence ATGCTCGCAGCGCACCCGGCTGTCACGAGAGCGCGGGAGCTGCTCGACCGGGACAACACGCGCAAGTGGACTCTCGACGAACTGGCTCGCGACGTGGGCCTCGCCCGGGGTATCCCGCCCGCCACGCTCTTCGCACGGGAGATCGGCATGACCCCACACCGACATCTCAACGAGCGACGGCTGCACCAAGCCCGGCACCTGCTCACCACGACCGACCTGTCGGTCACCGCCATCGGGCTGGCCTGCGGCTACGGCTCGGGCCAGCATTTCGCCCGCGTGTTCCGGCAGCTCACCGGAACGACGCCACGTGAACACCGGCGGGCGGCGAGCCCGCCGCCCGCCGGTGACGCCGCTCAGGACCAGGCGGCTGAGTCCCGGAACGGGAAATGGCGTGCCGGGTCGAAGACCGGCACGGGCTGGTAG
- a CDS encoding low temperature requirement protein A: MTRNRSTGLLRSPGDPQQPAFLELFFDLAFVFALTQLSHGLIEDLSWNGAFQTLVLLLAVWWVWSLTATIIDRLNPQRSAVQLLVIATMVGSLVMAVAVPDAFGDTGLIFAGAYVAIQVGRGVTLLVILRDDELRRAAVRILVWSLVSAAPWIIGAVAEDAMRGALWALAVAVDYTAGLLRYPRPGLGPSPEWQGTVAGEHLAERYRQVFIIALGEDILVTGLALSSRGFAADRTMAFLVSIATTVLVWRIYLHRAGASLAEAIAAAPAPRRLARSALMAHLLMVAGIMVTAVGDELLVAHPFGHTQPSSIAVILGGPALFVLGRATFEYAVFGRVSRDRPIGLLVLAALAPATLLGPPLLAALASTAVLAGIAVTDAVRDWERQPAPPRR, from the coding sequence ATGACCAGGAACAGGTCGACCGGGCTGCTGCGAAGCCCCGGGGATCCGCAGCAGCCGGCCTTCCTGGAGCTCTTCTTCGACCTGGCGTTCGTCTTCGCCCTCACGCAGCTTTCGCACGGGCTGATCGAGGACCTTAGCTGGAACGGCGCCTTCCAGACCCTGGTGTTGCTGCTGGCCGTGTGGTGGGTCTGGTCGCTGACCGCGACGATCATCGACCGGCTGAACCCGCAGCGGTCGGCGGTACAGCTCCTGGTCATCGCCACCATGGTCGGCAGCCTGGTGATGGCGGTCGCGGTGCCAGACGCGTTCGGCGACACCGGCCTGATCTTCGCGGGCGCCTACGTCGCCATCCAGGTCGGCCGCGGCGTCACCCTCCTGGTCATCCTGCGGGACGATGAGCTGCGCCGCGCCGCCGTGCGGATCCTGGTCTGGTCCCTCGTGTCCGCGGCGCCGTGGATCATCGGGGCGGTTGCCGAGGACGCCATGCGCGGAGCGCTCTGGGCGCTCGCGGTGGCCGTGGACTACACGGCGGGCCTACTGCGCTATCCCAGGCCAGGACTCGGCCCCTCACCCGAGTGGCAGGGGACGGTCGCAGGTGAGCACCTCGCCGAGCGCTACCGGCAGGTATTCATCATCGCGCTCGGCGAGGACATCCTGGTGACAGGGCTGGCGCTCAGCAGCCGCGGCTTCGCCGCCGACCGCACCATGGCGTTCCTGGTGTCGATCGCCACAACCGTGCTGGTGTGGCGGATCTACCTCCACCGAGCCGGAGCGTCCCTGGCCGAGGCCATCGCAGCAGCTCCCGCCCCGAGACGCCTCGCCCGGTCGGCGCTCATGGCTCACCTGCTGATGGTGGCCGGCATCATGGTCACCGCCGTTGGTGACGAACTCCTCGTCGCCCATCCCTTCGGACACACGCAACCATCCTCCATCGCCGTCATCCTCGGCGGGCCAGCGCTATTCGTGCTCGGACGTGCCACCTTCGAGTACGCGGTCTTCGGCCGCGTGTCCCGGGACCGGCCGATCGGGCTGCTCGTGCTGGCTGCCCTGGCGCCGGCGACGCTGCTCGGGCCGCCGTTGCTGGCCGCCCTCGCCAGCACCGCAGTCCTGGCCGGGATCGCGGTCACCGACGCGGTCCGCGACTGGGAGCGTCAACCAGCGCCGCCGCGGCGGTAA
- a CDS encoding RNA-guided endonuclease InsQ/TnpB family protein translates to MTLGQRRRCFGLLRSAGDVWACVLEVNAWRRRRRDVPLSGYQELCRELAASGPGTFAELDSTGARSVLRRFSDAWFAAAKRRSAGDMLARFPRRRRGLVPVRWYHGTFTLDGRRLRIPTAKGSAPLWVRLAREVPYPVEQVRSVTLLCEGGRLFLDVTAEVPVAVYPPGEQPDPARVAGVDLGIIHPYAVAGPDGKGLLVSGRAIRAEHRMHLADTKARRRAVARRAPKPGEKGSRPWRQYRRRARLVEGRHRRRVRQAQHEAARSVVSWAVEQRVGVLHVGDPRGVLDLPAGRRHNLRLRQWQIGRLLQVLTDKAVLAGIVVRLVDERGTSSTCPTCRRRVPKPRGRTLSCPHCRFSGHRDLVAAASIATRTPGGGPTTPTAVALPEVVTHRRAGRHLPGTGRSRRDPRRPPRAARGSVGPRRPAPPPGGESLAPTARIHNTHRKPGER, encoded by the coding sequence GTGACGCTCGGGCAGCGGCGGCGGTGTTTCGGGCTGCTGCGCTCGGCCGGTGACGTGTGGGCGTGTGTGTTGGAGGTCAACGCGTGGCGGCGCCGCCGGCGGGACGTACCCCTGTCCGGCTATCAGGAGTTGTGTCGGGAGTTGGCGGCGTCGGGGCCGGGCACGTTCGCCGAACTGGACTCCACGGGTGCGCGGTCGGTGTTGCGCCGGTTTTCTGATGCGTGGTTCGCGGCGGCGAAGCGCCGCAGCGCCGGTGACATGTTGGCGCGGTTTCCTCGTCGTCGGCGGGGGTTGGTGCCGGTGCGCTGGTATCACGGCACGTTCACCCTCGACGGGCGCCGGCTGCGGATACCCACGGCCAAAGGCAGTGCGCCGTTGTGGGTCCGCTTGGCGCGGGAGGTGCCGTATCCGGTCGAGCAGGTCCGGTCGGTCACCCTGCTGTGTGAGGGCGGTCGGCTGTTCCTCGACGTGACCGCTGAGGTGCCGGTGGCGGTCTACCCGCCGGGTGAACAACCGGATCCGGCGAGGGTGGCCGGGGTGGATCTCGGGATCATCCACCCGTACGCGGTGGCCGGCCCGGACGGGAAGGGGTTGCTGGTGTCGGGGCGGGCGATCCGCGCCGAGCACCGCATGCACCTCGCCGACACGAAAGCCCGCCGCCGCGCCGTGGCCCGGCGGGCGCCGAAACCTGGTGAGAAGGGGTCGCGGCCGTGGCGGCAGTACCGTCGCCGGGCCCGCCTGGTGGAGGGCCGGCACCGGCGCAGGGTTCGTCAGGCCCAGCACGAGGCCGCCCGTAGCGTCGTGTCCTGGGCGGTGGAGCAGCGGGTGGGTGTGCTGCACGTGGGTGATCCTCGCGGGGTGTTGGACCTGCCGGCGGGGCGGCGGCACAACCTGCGGTTGCGGCAGTGGCAGATCGGCCGGCTCCTCCAAGTCCTCACCGACAAAGCTGTCCTGGCCGGCATCGTCGTCCGGCTGGTCGACGAACGCGGCACCTCCTCCACCTGCCCCACCTGCAGAAGGCGGGTGCCGAAACCCCGCGGGCGAACCCTGTCCTGCCCGCACTGCCGATTCTCCGGCCACCGCGACCTCGTCGCGGCGGCCAGCATCGCCACCCGCACCCCGGGCGGCGGACCCACCACCCCGACAGCAGTTGCGCTGCCGGAGGTGGTCACGCACCGTCGAGCCGGCCGGCACCTGCCCGGTACCGGACGGTCCCGACGTGACCCCCGCCGCCCACCCCGGGCGGCGCGAGGATCAGTTGGCCCGCGAAGGCCCGCCCCACCACCCGGTGGGGAGTCGCTCGCCCCTACGGCGAGGATCCACAACACCCACCGCAAACCCGGTGAACGTTAG